Proteins from a single region of Bombus vancouverensis nearcticus chromosome 5, iyBomVanc1_principal, whole genome shotgun sequence:
- the LOC117158961 gene encoding 15-hydroxyprostaglandin dehydrogenase [NAD(+)] isoform X2: MNHFLKHGTNKITILDIDAETGKRIESSVEKSYGEKKVHFIHVDVSNYELMAAAFEEALNFMNDIDIVVNNAGILDERRWEKEIAVNIGGMVCTALLAAKYLSRDQLGHGGTLVNISQHIDIKSTAQLPIYTATKHAIIGLSQSLADSYQYEKTGVRVITLCPGLTETALTVNSPNRLLSRVMKADFVKNLEQLSIQTPYVVAQGLMSILRIAESGTIWVIENGRSPYEVYVPNPRSLRRTYKNNFTLAETKVITKGRPIREVCDNTRTGLMSCA; this comes from the exons ATGAATCATTTTTTGAAACACGGTACAAAC AAAATAACTATATTAGATATTGATGCTGAAACCGGAAAGCGAATAGAATCGAGCGTAGAAAAGTCCTATGGCGAGAAAAAGGTGCACTTTATCCACGTCGATGTCTCCAATTACGAACTTATGGCTG CGGCTTTTGAGGAAGCTTTGAATTTCATGAACGACATCGATATTGTTGTAAATAATGCCGGTATCTTGGACGAACGACGATGGGAAAAAGAAATAGCGGTTAATATT GGAGGAATGGTTTGCACCGCATTACTGGCTGCCAAATATTTGAGCAGAGACCAACTTGGACACGGAGGAACTTTAGTAAATATTAGTCAACATATAGATATTAAAAGCACTGCTCAACTTCCGATTTACACAGCCACCAAACATGCTATCATTGGTCTTTCACAATCTTTAGCG GATTCTTACCAGTACGAAAAGACTGGTGTTCGTGTGATAACTCTGTGTCCTGGTCTGACAGAAACCGCCCTCACAGTGAACAGTCCAAACAGATTACTTTCTCGTGTTATGAAGGCGGACTTCGTAAAAAATCTCGAACAGCTGTCGATACAAAC TCCGTATGTGGTAGCTCAGGGTCTAATGTCAATACTGAGAATCGCAGAATCCGGTACTATATGGGTGATTGAAAATGGTCGGTCTCCATATGAGGTCTATGTTCCAAATCCACGTAGTTTGCGACGTACTTACAAAAACAATTTCACGCTGGCTGAGACCAAGGTAATTACAAAAGGTCGGCCAATTAGAGAAGTCTGTGACAATACACGAACAGGCCTGATGAGCTGCGCTTGA
- the LOC117158961 gene encoding 15-hydroxyprostaglandin dehydrogenase [NAD(+)] isoform X1 — protein sequence MENEDARSRRSSSSEKAINGLVSGKNVLITGGAAGLGNAFMNHFLKHGTNKITILDIDAETGKRIESSVEKSYGEKKVHFIHVDVSNYELMAAAFEEALNFMNDIDIVVNNAGILDERRWEKEIAVNIGGMVCTALLAAKYLSRDQLGHGGTLVNISQHIDIKSTAQLPIYTATKHAIIGLSQSLADSYQYEKTGVRVITLCPGLTETALTVNSPNRLLSRVMKADFVKNLEQLSIQTPYVVAQGLMSILRIAESGTIWVIENGRSPYEVYVPNPRSLRRTYKNNFTLAETKVITKGRPIREVCDNTRTGLMSCA from the exons ATGG AGAATGAAGACGCTAGAAGCAGACGATCTTCCTCGTCTGAGAAGGCGATAAATGGATTGGTTTCTGGAAAAAATGTGCTTATCACCGGCGGCGCTGCAGGTTTAGGGAATGCGTTTATGAATCATTTTTTGAAACACGGTACAAAC AAAATAACTATATTAGATATTGATGCTGAAACCGGAAAGCGAATAGAATCGAGCGTAGAAAAGTCCTATGGCGAGAAAAAGGTGCACTTTATCCACGTCGATGTCTCCAATTACGAACTTATGGCTG CGGCTTTTGAGGAAGCTTTGAATTTCATGAACGACATCGATATTGTTGTAAATAATGCCGGTATCTTGGACGAACGACGATGGGAAAAAGAAATAGCGGTTAATATT GGAGGAATGGTTTGCACCGCATTACTGGCTGCCAAATATTTGAGCAGAGACCAACTTGGACACGGAGGAACTTTAGTAAATATTAGTCAACATATAGATATTAAAAGCACTGCTCAACTTCCGATTTACACAGCCACCAAACATGCTATCATTGGTCTTTCACAATCTTTAGCG GATTCTTACCAGTACGAAAAGACTGGTGTTCGTGTGATAACTCTGTGTCCTGGTCTGACAGAAACCGCCCTCACAGTGAACAGTCCAAACAGATTACTTTCTCGTGTTATGAAGGCGGACTTCGTAAAAAATCTCGAACAGCTGTCGATACAAAC TCCGTATGTGGTAGCTCAGGGTCTAATGTCAATACTGAGAATCGCAGAATCCGGTACTATATGGGTGATTGAAAATGGTCGGTCTCCATATGAGGTCTATGTTCCAAATCCACGTAGTTTGCGACGTACTTACAAAAACAATTTCACGCTGGCTGAGACCAAGGTAATTACAAAAGGTCGGCCAATTAGAGAAGTCTGTGACAATACACGAACAGGCCTGATGAGCTGCGCTTGA